One Bacteroidota bacterium genomic region harbors:
- a CDS encoding response regulator transcription factor — MDINCACLIADDEAPAHLVIESHLAQVPGFYCAGHACNGAEALAEMASGRYGLVFLDIEMPVISGLDLLRNLPHRPAVIITTAYENFAFESYQLDVADYLLKPISLPRFIKSLQKAKPFIPVQQSTEVLQFQVKGEKVHIRPSELSHVESMGNYIRLYFTAARLPLTVYGSLRDTARQLGGSGFLQIHKSFVINTALVQQISENSVMLQNQVILPVGRKYKLLLEQRTAK; from the coding sequence ATGGATATAAATTGCGCCTGCTTAATTGCCGATGATGAAGCACCAGCGCATCTGGTAATCGAATCGCATCTGGCGCAGGTGCCGGGGTTTTACTGTGCCGGCCATGCCTGCAACGGTGCCGAAGCACTGGCGGAAATGGCTTCGGGCCGCTACGGGCTGGTGTTTCTGGATATAGAAATGCCGGTAATTTCAGGACTTGATTTGTTACGCAATCTGCCGCACCGTCCGGCTGTAATCATTACCACGGCCTACGAAAATTTTGCCTTTGAGTCGTACCAGCTTGATGTGGCTGATTATTTGCTGAAGCCCATTTCGCTGCCGCGTTTCATTAAATCGCTTCAAAAAGCCAAACCGTTTATTCCGGTGCAGCAGTCAACAGAAGTGTTGCAGTTTCAGGTAAAAGGCGAAAAGGTACATATACGCCCTTCGGAATTGAGCCATGTGGAAAGTATGGGCAATTATATCCGGCTTTATTTCACTGCCGCCCGGTTGCCGCTTACCGTTTATGGCAGTTTACGCGATACAGCCCGGCAACTGGGCGGCAGTGGCTTTTTGCAAATTCATAAATCGTTTGTGATTAATACCGCGCTGGTGCAGCAGATTTCTGAAAATTCGGTCATGCTGCAAAATCAGGTGATACTGCCCGTTGGACGCAAATACAAACTCCTGCTCGAACAACGCACCGCAAAATAA